In Spea bombifrons isolate aSpeBom1 chromosome 9, aSpeBom1.2.pri, whole genome shotgun sequence, the genomic stretch CAagagaagttttactttactgagaggggggtGGAtacgtggagcagcctcccagcagaagtggtagagggtaatacagtgagagaataaGGGAAGGGAACGGTATACATGGAACGGGTCTCGGCGAGAACCTGCGGTACAGATTGCAGAGAGATGGCAGCTATTGTATCAGGAAACAGACGGAATGCAGAACAATAAATGTGCGAAGTAACTCTGACCGGAGGCTTTAGGAGGCTTTATTTAATCAAAGTGCGTGAGGCAGGTCCGGATCTTTGCAGAGTAAAGATGTCCGGGGTTTTTCCACCCCATTCCTGGCGCGCTCCATGCATGTTAAAGCAGCTTATGGGGTTTACTGAGTTGTTGAGCTTGGCAAAGACAGGGTTAAACCTGTCGCAAGAAGAAGGACTCCTCGGAAAGCAGatgcttaaagggttaaacgatGAATCGCTTGGTAAATATGTTGTGTAATATTTAAGGAGCGCCTGCTCAGCACCTGGCAGACTATCTCAGCCGGCAGGTATGGAGCAATGCTCTGCTTTTTAACCTGTAACcttaagagggtggtagatatgtggaacagcctcccagcagaagtggtagagggtaatacagtgaggggattaaacatgcgcaggatagacatacggctcctgaatctaagacgagaccaacgactgattaaggtttgagtcgttacagcaggagagacgggtgactagacgggggccggatggggccgatctgccggcgggttctgggtttcaCATTGTGTGGTTTCTGTGTTTCCAGCGATACGATTCGGTCTCCAGCATCCGGAGCAGCAACTCCTCCAGAAAGGATTCCCAGGGCAGTAACCGGAGTCTGGGTAAGGACGCGGTATCCCCGATTTATCCCCGATTTATCCCCGATTTATCTCCGTTTTATCCCCGATATATCCCCGATTTATCCCCGATTTATCCCCGATATATCTCCGATTTATCTCCGATTTATCCCCGATTTATCCCCCGGTTCGTGATGCCGGAGGCAATAAATAGGAATTAGGATGAGCAGCCAATAGAAGATAAGCAGGGCAGAAACTCCATCTCCTATTGGCtgaatacatttcatatatgaaaaaatcccataactcccatcattcgaAGTATTTACACTAACGGGGGGTTTTCCGCTCCATAACCGCGTGTTTCAGATACAATCACATTATCGGGGGACGAGAGGGAATTGGGGAGGCTGAATATCAAAGTGCGATACGTCTCGGCCGTGGAGCAGATCTGGATCACCATGCTGCAGGTGAGGACACAGAAGTCTCTTTATCCCCGCTCACGGAGCGCAGTGTCTTATTACACATTAATGCCAGTTTACACAAAGCTTAATGCCAGGGCCGGGTTAACACTATGACTGCCAGGACACGTTCAAGTATAACGgcaaccccccacacacacacacaccccgctCCCTGACTGGCTCCTTTTATTGATTTCTCACGctcctttttgtcttttttttcattgactGTAAATTTTCCAAcagaacagtcattttttttaaaatgaatattaatttttcCAACAGGatggacattttttattaatttaacattttctaaaaattatttaaaaataaaattatttttttttcaaccaaatggtgatttttttaaattaattttaatgtctaattttaaaaaaaaaatattgaagccCCCCACTTTGCATGCAGCGGCCGCCTGTTTGCCCCATGCTCTTGGGGTAGCACAGATGGGGGGTAATTCTTTTCTTCCTACCCCCTCCTTATATGAATCTCTTTATGATTAGACttcaaattctaaaaaaaattgaattttgaGAAGCCAAGTATAAAAGGGAGTGAGAGCGCACACTCACATACCGGACTGCCAATAAGTGGCTGCCAATTAAAAGTAATAGGACGGAGTTAATTGAACGGAAATCGCAggattttggctttttttccctcttagtTAAAAGATCTGAGTTGGCCGGCGGGCTGCGGAGAAAGTCCGAGTATCTGCGTGAAAGGCATCATTACGTTGCCCAAACCGGTGCAGTTTAAGTCATCTGCTAAGGAAGGCGCTCTGGTAAGTCCTCGTTATCTCGTTTAAAGTCTCAGTAATGGGGTattttcagagaaaaaaaaagtgacttcCTGTTTACCCCGAACCAGGAATCCTGGTCGCCGGGCCGTTACCGTGCAGACAATCGGGCTTTTAGTAAAAGTAACACTTTATGTCACAATACGAATCATCCCAGGCAGTAACTGCAGGTCTTCGTAGCAGAGTCACCTGAGTTAAAGCAGGGATCGGGGGGTATGATAAGCTAGAAAGAAGTGAACTATGATAGATTTCGGCAGAAAGTTTCTTCCGTGTCCAAAAAGGACAGAAAAGTAGAACTGCTCCGGGGTGCAGGAAGAAATCCGTTTGCGACTCATGCCGTACTTTCTGGCTCTGTGGTGCTTGTTGGATGAGTTGCCACGGAAGCAGAAAAATGTgaagtttccatggcaactcttCAAGGTTTATTCTTGTAACTTTTCTTACTCAGTTCAGCCCCAGACAGGTACGGAATGCCCATTTGGCACACTCAGAGTGCCCGGCATGCCGCTGGCCGTCAGCAACACACACTCGCACTCATAACCAGCCGGCAGGCATGCTTACATCATCACGCAGGCGCCGGcctagtgtttttgccccccaAATCTACCCCGTTTGCCCCAAGACGCTGAGTTCTTCCTCTTCCCCGCAGGACATGGACTTCATGGAGACCTTCGTGTTCGCCATCAAGCTGCAGACCCTGCAGTCGGCGCGCCTCGTTTTTAAGGTCCTCAGCCTGACCCCCAGGAAAAGAACCATCAGCAAGTGCTCCGTGTCCCTGCGCGACCTCAGCGAGGACGAGAGGGAGTATTGGCTGGACGTGGCGCCGTCGTCCAAAGTGTCCGTGAGTGAAGGACTCGGCGTTCCGTCCTCATagtgaatcccccccccccgcgcgcgTAGCGTCTGGACAGGAATTCAGAAAATATTTCCTCCCCAGCAGTAAAGTAAACGGAAGCGCCTGCGCGGCGGGGGTCCGGGCAAACACAAGCGTTATTTGTCTACCAGtccggctttttttttattattatttgcaccGTTTTAGAACGCAGTAAAACCTTTTTGTGTGTCGTTGCCATGACGTCAGCCCCCAGTGATGGGACTCCATGGGGACGAGAGGAGCTTTGAAGTGGTGGGAGAGTAAATAAGAGCCCCCCCCCGGGGCAGGCGGGTCACGGCGGATCCCACAGCTGTTTGCCCGGCGGTCTTTTATGGCTCTCTAGGTGGGACGGCAGCTTCCGTGCAGGAATGTTGCTGCGACGCGGCGAGGCGGCCCGGCGGCCATTGTTTGCCGTGACTATTGTCATGGCGATTGGCATTGTCAGCGTGTCGGGCCCGTCGGGTAGCTTTTGTTATCCCTCGTCTTTCAGGCCCACCTGTTATTTAACCGTTTAATCCTTTTCGGAGTCAGAGGGGGCCACGAaactggggtgggggggctggcaGGAGACGTTGGGGTATAAATgggggagaagagaggggggCATCACTCTGGAGATCACGTTTAAGACCCCGTTATGGACCCCGTTATGATTCCTGCTTCCAGATGTGGAGAACGTCTTAAAAAATCCCCCCAATTTACTAAAACAGAGGGGGACTCAGAGACttggaatattaaccctttaagagcccatcatgaagattctatgcAGCCACTCGCCAAATGTGTCACCCAAATGGCTGTAATACCGGtcgccatggaaaccttgacttgtccttatttaaagatacacttaattgagtcacctgcattcaagcagggatattaaccataacatactgggagcaaaagcaccaactgggggTCTTCTATATGATCCCAGCAGTGGGGGGAATAATTTTAGATTTTCTTCTAAAATCTATAATGCGTAAAGATTCCTGTTTAACCGTTTCTTTGCTGATCCCCGCCTCGTGTGTCCGCGCAGGTCTGTCACGCCGAGCTGCAGATCGGGACCTGTTTTCAAGCAATAAACAGCAGGATTCAGCTGCAGATCATAAAGGCCCAGAACCTGCCCGGCTCATCGGCCCCGCTCTGTCTGAGTAAGTCTGGCGGTTTGTGGCACCGTTACCATGGCGTTTGGCAGCCCATCGGAATTCCTGAACGTGCGGCAGTACAGGTGGATTAACCTGCCCGGTAACCAAAGTCTGAGCGGATCAGGTGGAACTGGGATCAGAACCGGGGTTTAGTCCAAGTTtttaatgaccccccccccacaccggtACCAATGAGATTTGCtgcaaaaatccaaaaaaaggaTTTTGGGAATTTGACATTAAAAACTATCATTATTAGTACGGTTTCATATTGAGGCCGTTAAGCTGATTTACCCCCCATCCCCCGTTAGGCTGGCACTGATAGGGTtgatgctttttaacccccacccccccgttcgctgaaagggttaattatttCGGAGCGTGACGGGTTCTGTGGTGACTCCCGCAGATTTCTTCGTGAAAGCGGAGATGTTCAGCACCGAGGGGCTGATGTACAAGAAGAAGACGCGGCCCCTGAAGGCCACGGGCGGACGGGTCACCTGGGGGGAGACCATGACCTTCCCCGTGTCGCAGAAAGAGGAGGGAATCAACTTTCTGGTCAAACTTTACAGTCGCAGCTCGGTGCGGCGGAAGCATTTCATCGGTCAGGTAGGAATGAGGGGGCTGGGATCGGGGCGGAATAATAAAGAATCGGGAGGAATGTTTTGTTCTTGGTCGTTGGGCTTCTACGAGTGAGTCTATTGGCCGGGGTGACTTTAACCCGCCCGAGGATTTTGCCCCCGGAGGGGTGACTGCGCCGTACCgtagactcccccccccccgacggtTTATTTCCATGACTTCAGGTGGAAACAGACCGTCCTTTCATCGTCTCCAACGCTTCCAAGAACAGGGAAGATCGTCTTACGATTCTCCTTAAAGGATTTTCTCCCGCCGGCCGTATGAATTACACCGAGGGGAACGCGCTTCGCTTTCTTAAGAGTAACCCATTCATCCATTGTGTTCTTTAAATCCATGTTCCAGGGATTAGCTTACGTTTGGTGACAATGGGCAGCAAACCGATACCTCCGGCGGGGGTTTATCCGCGCTTAGCGggagacggggggggggaccACTATCCCACGCAACCAAAAATAgctattaaaaaaaccttagaTTTCTGTAAATTTCATGACGCGAAGCTCTGTCCAACTCGCCGTGGCTCATTATAGATtaaattaaacttaaaaaaattgcCCCCCCAACTTTAAACCAGGGGGGGAAATACCCCCCAAAATATATTGCGTGGATAATATTGGCTCCTAAAGAACAGAAGTTCGGATATTAATCGGGTTTTTATAAGGAACGATCGTGAGCGGCGGCCCAAAGCGCGTCACCAGAATGTGTTTGCGTGAAAAGGGGCGCATCGCCTAAGCCCGCTCCTCGGCCCCTCGAATATTTAAGGGCGGCCCCCGCTTACTTTTATAATGAAGCAGTCTGGGGAATGAAAGTCCGGATCGGAGTCTAATTACGGCCCTTGTGTGGGGCTTCTCAGGCAGACACTGAGTCCTCTGTGCcgttgggggggggcggggggggcggggggggcacGGACCGGCTGCTCCCTTTCCTAACGCGTTTTGGGAAGCAGCCAGGCTTCTCTCCACAAGCCCAAAAAAACGAATAAACACGGGAAGTCGGCTCTGTGCCTTGGCTCGGAGCAGATCGCCGCAGGTGCAGCTGTCCCCAAAAACACGTGACACGTGACACGCGGCAGGAATCGCTCTGGACACGGAACGTGAGCTGGGAAGATGCGTGTATTTAGACATGTATGTTTAACGTGTTCGGTAAGCGTGTGATGTTACCGAGAGGAATCGGATTCTAATGTTATGCTGGAGTGCAGTAAATGTGACAGGCGTTActtaaaaaagtgcagtaaactTGACAGGGGAAAGACCGCCGATACAGGTCGACTCTCCCAAAAGtacaagagcttacagtctaaaggAGATGGTTAGGGGGGCCGGAGCAGGGCCGCGTCTCGTGTCGGGGGGGGGAATGTTCCTGACTTCATCCTTCATTCTCTTCGTCTGCAGGTCTGGATCAGCAGCGACAGCAACAGCTCGGAAGCGGCAGATCAGTGGACAGACACGATCAGCCACCCGGAAAAGGTGGTAATGAAATGGCACAAGCTGaacctttcctgaagctgctaGGGATCGGAGAGAAGCAGactgacgggggggggggcactccGTACGGACCAGCGACAGAGTATTTCGGGGTTATGCCCAAGTAATAGAACTGAGCAACCCCCAGTCTTCCAGACAAGGACCCTGTTACCACTTATATTTCCCGGGCAGAGATAATAACGTTATAGCCCTACGATCGCCATGGTAACGAATACCTCGGACGTCAATATGATGGATAATGACATCACCGCGGATCTCGCAGCGCAGGATGTAGAACACGTTATGAACACGGAAGGGAACGCGATCCTCATTCCTTCCCAGAGAatcttttattaataatgtgtaACGAGACGGGTCCTGGTACATTGtacatatatgtgtttattgACACGTGTCACCGGCGACCCTGTCATGGATCGGAATTAGAAGGTTCCCTTCAAACGTAAAACTAACCAACGCCGGCCTCTGCATATTTATTAACACTTTCATTACTAATCGGGGGGGGTATACAATAAAGGTGACGCCGCGTGTAATGATGGAGGGCCGGGCGTGCTGGGTGTCGGGGCCCGGCTGACGTCCCGGGTCCAAAGCGTGGTTTATTACACTGTCATAAACATTATCTCATACATGTATCTCATACGGCAGATGCTAGTATCATATCGCGTAATCCTTGGCCTTCCTCTGGCAATAAAATGGTTAATCACGTGATGTCATAGCATGTTTTTCATGACATGTCATTCACACGCTAGCGGAAGAATGACATTTTATCAACACGTCTATAAATCAGCTCGTCGCAGGAAGGGAAGAGGTGATTTTATGGGCACATCCTTATCACCCGGAGCTCGAGCAGCGAGTTCCTGCCGCCCGTCCGGCGCGGCCCCCGGCTTTGTTCTGGGGAGGCTCCCCTGTTGCGTGTTGTTTGTTCTAACAGCGCTGATAATATCACGGAACGCTGACGGGATCTCGCTGGCCTCGGCCAACACCGTGTCTGTCTGCGCTGAATCACCCGGGGCTCCGGCCAGCGGCGTACTTAACCCCTTGTCTGCCACGAGGCCACGGAAACCTGCTTTTGCTGCTCTAACGGCCACTTTActggtttattcaccaaaataaACGTTATCCCACTTTCTCacccaataaaatgtaacctGTCCAGGGCTTTGGGTCTGGGGATTCCGCTTGTTGTCTGTTTTTAGCGCTTGTTACAATGTGACGGGTGACTGTGTGAGAGAGATACTCACGGCTGCCTTACGAGCCACGATTCagaggatgatgggaattgttgTCCACCTCCTTCGCTGTGTGAAATATCCTGTAATTGTTTGTAGAGAATAACGACATCCATTATCAGGAAACCATTCTATTTGTTTCATCTTCCCCCCCAACGCCTATCGAAGAAGCGATTTGCTTCACCCCTGCCCTGTTTTTACCCCTGCCCTGTTTTTACCCCTGCCCTGTTTTTACCCCTGCCCTGTTTTTACCCCTGCCCTGTTTTTACCCCTGCCCTGTTTTTACCCCTGCCCTG encodes the following:
- the TC2N gene encoding tandem C2 domains nuclear protein, with amino-acid sequence MAAEFIKSCCKGCFQADNKRGLAERDPSEAARKGSHIVDLPPMSSVSLKRQVGCSEDYLLSKLPADGREVPFVVPTFKPAYIQPRALSGPSHLEGLKGSARTTFNDRKAELSAFYHPGPNYDVIYNPSYVLQHISPDLGRRGEAAPGSARLYGSVCDLRSIKAADAPVLSSSLYDLAGPTRCFQRYDSVSSIRSSNSSRKDSQGSNRSLDTITLSGDERELGRLNIKVRYVSAVEQIWITMLQLKDLSWPAGCGESPSICVKGIITLPKPVQFKSSAKEGALDMDFMETFVFAIKLQTLQSARLVFKVLSLTPRKRTISKCSVSLRDLSEDEREYWLDVAPSSKVSVCHAELQIGTCFQAINSRIQLQIIKAQNLPGSSAPLCLNFFVKAEMFSTEGLMYKKKTRPLKATGGRVTWGETMTFPVSQKEEGINFLVKLYSRSSVRRKHFIGQVWISSDSNSSEAADQWTDTISHPEKVVMKWHKLNLS